In Sebastes fasciatus isolate fSebFas1 chromosome 8, fSebFas1.pri, whole genome shotgun sequence, the DNA window GCATATGATGAAACTCACGACAAGACTCCCATTATAGAGACACGCATCAACACACGTGTGTTCCAAATGTTCAAAAACTGTTCTTGCTGTGTGCTTGCGTAGACTGTAGTGATGTGTGTCATCATGCTTCAGTCTGAGAGGTGTAGATTAGGATTACACTTCCTGTCATTATCAGTTAATGTCTCACAGGGAGaaagacattcaaagcttctattgagattttcgaatgaagcttcaaatgtctgtcgtagggatgtcacgagaaccgatacttcggtaccaagtcgatgccaaaattctaaaaacgtgacgttactctttttctacagtaccgacggTACCTTACGATGCCTTTAATGGTCGTTGGtagtgatgtgacagtgaggaaaattttCACACCGGTTAAttaacttgtgacaacaccggtgttaccgattacaccggacgtTTTACAACAAAGATTAcagtcaacatgtgcagagcgcgGACTCTGATCTGTACTGTCGGGTgacggtgtgtctggcctctccagtagcgcttttgctgcggggctccgctgcgggggtctacctggcgccgctgctacgtgcacaccggctgtgacggctccatccacctcgcggcgatattacctcattaacattatggttcccttatagcgttgggattaaacgtgaaatattgccaaataggtgcttttgcttttcacttcgacaacaaatcctccgcctcctgctcctactactctgagctgacagaccagatgcgttcacggtcagtatgtagcgtcTGTCTTCTGACTATCAATTGATAAcgtgccgctgatacgccaaaatgaacaaaatgggttaattctttttatttattacttaaaggttACATGCCTctattttttgtaatgttcaaatgttttataatgaaagagtacgtgttgaattacatgggattaattgttttgtttttactgtggtattGAATTTGGTAtggagaatcgtggaaattcactggtattggtatcgactactagatttctggtatcgtgacatccctagtccgtcgtcatattttatgacgtcatcaccctaaaaaaagaacaaaaaatcaGACTGgttttgtaaatgtaatatatggTGTTGTTAGTTTGCAGCAGATAATACAGGTGCAGATGCTGCAATCAGGAGAGCAAACTGTTTTTTGaatgtaccagctgcaggagcacaacagatattcgttgacgggagtccccagttcacccgtccgggagcgttaacttagcagctacggtgTTGCGTGTAATGTCGCGAGCctctttcccagtaaaagtctccaccacacatttagtttagttaagcaggttgtcagctgtgtgtctgcccggcgtaacgatactttgtctgcccggcgtaactttagcgagtggccaacaaacagtatgtgtatttgtgctacgttagcagctctagcattgctgGAGGCTTCGTGCTTGCCGCccccgcacacgtagtctgcgtaactttagcaaGTTTCCatcagaccgtgtgtgtgtgttggcggtgagtgtgaggttgttggtggcgttatagctgtgaacgtagatgtagcagtgtgtgtacagtttatttgtcgctgaataaatgctacgaaactacaactcctccgctccgctcaagtgagccagagaccggagccgacttcctgtatcctgcaactccgaggacgagccgctcctctgagccgctcagcttttgagttcattattaacattcattttaaccgttttaactgaTAGccttaatcggttaaaatgctaaatgtcggttaacggttaaacggttaaataTGAACATCCCtacaccaaactgcatgtgattatcataaagtgggcatgtctgtaaaggggagactcgtgggtacccatagaacccattttcattcacatatcttgaggtcagaggtcaagggacccctttgaaaatgaccatgccaagttttttactcgccaaaatttagcgtaaatttgtagcattatttagcctccttcgcaacatggacatatgacatggttggtgccaatggactccttaggttttcttgtttcataggATGGTTATGAAAAATCGAAAGGGTTTTTATAGCATCGATACAGTAtcccaaaacataatattgcgatactcatgtgtatcaatattttcttacacccctattaaCTACAAACTGTAAAGAGTTTGTCGTTTTTTCACAACATGAATGTCTTGTTATTGTTTAATTATTCGTTTTTCTTCTAGTCTTATTTGATTTTGTGACTACAAAGCTCATGAATGTACAGTAGTGCTTACCACCGGCCCACTCATGACAATTTTTGGATGTGGCAGCATCCATGTAAGCACCACCAGCGAGCAGTTTTCAAATTTCATTACCGCTTGACCACGCATCACGAAGCAGATTTGACAGAAAAAATCTGTCAAATCATCACTGTGATGGATCTGATGTAAGCTAGTATTTAAAGTGCTAATCTTTATAAAAAACCTCAGGTTTGGTATCAGATCTTGTTGACTAAACACAATGATCTTTAAATGATtatcatttttagttttttttagataCATTGCACATTTAATTATCTGTCCTATGTTGTATCAATTCAAATTTTACTGGCATTGAAGTCTtgcatctgtttttttatttttattcccaTGTCACTTTAGAGACCCACTGCACTAACGTTAGATGAACAGCGGTGGTTTGACCTCGGTGAAGAGGTTACTCCCTTCCCTGAACCCTGTCCACCTTCTCCGAGGACTTCATCGTGTCCAGATCCTCTCGGGCTCGGCTCCTCTCGGCGGGAGCTCTCGGTACAGACCGAACCTGCACCAGACCCGTCTGACAGACAGCTGTCCTCTCACAGCAGGCAAAGTCATGATGGCAATACGACATCCCTTCAAGCCCTCACAAAAAGACCACGGTCGTCCCCCCACAGCTGGGAGGGGCCGACATCATCAGCCGGACCCTCAAGTGCTGGCGGGGACGAGGGGAGGAAAAGAGGGACCGGACTACTCAACAGACAGTTTCTCACAAACCAGGGGAAAGTGTCTGAAAGCCGGGTTTCTCTGCAGAGGGAGGGTGAAAATGAAGCGGAGGTGGTGGAGGATAAAGAcgaagaggaggtgcagaggagtgtcagaggagatggaggagcagcagcagcagcagcaggaggtgcACGTCTGCAGATCTGCCCCATGTGCCTGCTGGTGTTCCCTGTTGGGTAAGAGATGCAACACACCGTACTAACGTTAACGTAGGATTCTTTCTCTCCCATCTCTGCTTTTTCGGTCTTAATTTCCCATTTTAGAGGAGTGACCTTGCGTCGGGTTTCAGTCCCAGCTCATCGTTCAACCgtctttttttcccagcaaTTTCGATTTTGTTTCTCCTAATGCACAGGCCGTGGTGAATTAAGTATAACCATAAGATATGTATGATATTTTATACAAAGATACATGTAAAACATCTCTGCAGGTCTATGCAGATCAGGGTGTCAAGGGTTATCACAGGTCGCAGGTGTTCACAGGAAGCCAACATGAGCACCTTTCAAATTTCAACAACACACTTTGCCGAACTGTGTTTCAAGAAACGGGATCGGTTGATTCAATCTTGCGTTTGAGGTGAGttcaagagagaaagaaaagacaagTTCAAAAGAAACAGTTCTTCAAACGTTTGTGCTGATTCCCACCGCAGATCCAACGGCCCTTCATGCATTGATGTCTTGGATTGTCGGTCCCTCGAGTGACACCAACCATCAGCTTGTCCATCATCTCTACTTCCAGAGATGTCCTCAAATCCGTCTCGATTCTGCGTAAACGGCTGAATCCCCCTCTCACATACAGCTGAAGAGACTGGGGTGCACGTTTTGCTgtcccttttttttgttatgtgttaAAATGTGGTTGAATTGGTTGCCAATGGCAACCTGGCAACCCTTACTTACTGTCAAGCCCTGGCTTACATAGGCTATATCACTTCAAATGAAATGCGTTGCAGATCTTATCAGCAGCATAGACTGTGtaaaagaagtggacgtagtcaccgtgacgtcacccgttggatTGTGGACTACCGTTACCCGTTGGATTGTGGACTGCCGCTTTGAAGCCTCacgtttggcattttggccgaggccatctttttttttttgaaaattaggaaaatgttaaagggactatttgtaactttgtacgcgcataaatgtagcgggtcgtcacacatgcgcgttcgcatatgcgcgctcgcgtgtggctggagcctcgtctccgctgcctgctctccttcactcagaatgcgcgcgcgtcctcgctgtctcgctccacctctagacgtgaacgcgcactcactccacactgcagaagagtttagctctgagaatatctagtgaatgcacaggggacgtttgtgctgaaataaattctgcagttcctccagaccaacagaggtttcccgtgtcttgtgaagcgacggagctcttcagagagttatgttaccctctcgttaccgaccgggtgccggtgtctcctctgctctctccggcaagcctctgacgctgactttcgttgatttcacggccacaggtgtcgctgttaagaagaatttctgaaagttacaaatagtccctttaactgaggtaataaatcaagtgagaagtagggtcattttctcatagacttctatacaatcagacttctttttgcaaccagaggagtcgccccctgctggatattagaaagaatgcaggtttaaggcacttcagcattggcttcacttctcagaccccggaggttgACCACACACATATTCTTATAATACAGTTAATTGTGAGTAACTTGATAATGTGCCAAAATTGAACTTGTCTGTTGTCTGGTTAA includes these proteins:
- the LOC141772301 gene encoding uncharacterized protein LOC141772301, with translation MAEKCSKSKLKRNKSTVRDVQPVTVKRSHTASSSSEITAETGRSAVPAAVWWNSEQLPAVESLWALTLKSALPYLENQHWDLVPDLPHPSTARPTALTLDEQRWFDLGEEVTPFPEPCPPSPRTSSCPDPLGLGSSRRELSVQTEPAPDPSDRQLSSHSRQSHDGNTTSLQALTKRPRSSPHSWEGPTSSAGPSSAGGDEGRKRGTGLLNRQFLTNQGKVSESRVSLQREGENEAEVVEDKDEEEVQRSVRGDGGAAAAAAGGARLQICPMCLLVFPVGFTQMDCDGHLAQCLSEVNVDMTW